AGGAGTTGACGGTCTTTATATCTCTCCCACGTATTCGGTAGGCATTCCTGGGGAGACAGCACTCCCCTCCATAAACCCCCAAAGCCTGTCTCACGGCGGCCCTCCAGGCAGGAGTGCCTTAAACAGCTGGCGTTCCTGATTTGAACTCTGCCGGCCTGGTCTGACTCCTtgttccctcccacctccaccccaagcTCTTCTGTCCCGATTACAACCTGAGAGTGGTCGGGGCGGGGGTAAAGGGAGGGATTAGGTGGTCGTGGAAGCCTAGAGGAGGCGGCACACCCAGCTCAGGGTTCTGAAAAGACTTCCAGAGCAAAGAACCTCAAATCTACCATGCCCAAACCCCCCTCTCACAGTATTtccccattcttccccaaaccccaCCTCCTCTCTACTAAATGGTCCCACTACCTTCCAAatgctcaaagtgaaagtgaaagtgaagtcactcagtcgtgtccgactcttagtgatcccatggactgcagcctaccaggctcctccatccatgggattttccaggcaagactactggagtgggttgtcattgccttctccatgggatcttcccaaaccaggaatcgaacccgggtctcctgcactgcaggcagacgctttaccggctgagccaccagggaagcccaagtgctcAAGTCAAAACAAAACTTGAGGTTGTCCTGAGTCCTGTTTCTTTTATccactgccctcctccaaggcTTATAAAAGTTCCATCTGCTCTGTCTCTGCAACAGATCCAGACTCTGACCACTTCTCTCCAGTTCCGCTGTCTCCATTCTGCTCCGAGCTACCACTGTTGCTTACCTGGATCACTGCAGGAACCTTCTCACTGGTTTGCCCATGTCGGCCCTTTCCACGCTCCACCCTCTATTCACACGCAGGCCAAGGGAtcctgttaaaataaaaattagattctGTCACTATAGAGCTTAAAACCGTCCAACCGTTCCTATTTCTCTCGGAATAAAGTCCAAGCTCCTTACCCTGCCAACCTCCAAGCCCCCGGACCCTTTGGCGCCTTCAACCACAACGCACTTGAACACAGACAGGACCTGCCCTTTCATGTCCTGGGCATTTGCTATTAACTCTTATCAGGAATATCCTTCCCACTGATCTAATGCCTGACTCCTccttctggcctcagctcagagGGTAATTCCCTCATATTATTACTTTTCATATCTGGAAAGTATCTTGAGTCGGCTCTTCCACTATAATTTAGTGCCTGCAACCTTTCCTGTTTTGCTCATTGCTGTGTCCCCAATTCCTAGAGAACGTTGGGCACCTTGAAGGTACGGAGTGGATATTTGcggaatgaaagaatgaatgaatgtgactGAAAGGCTAAGATGAGACTTGAAGGTGCTAGGCCTGCACAGTGCTGAGGGAAAGGGTTACAGACAGTGGGTTTACGCTGGGCACTATCTAGGCAGCCTCCCGGGAGGCAAGCAACGACCCCCGCAATCCGGAATCCACGTGTAACCCGCCTCCCCTCTCCACCCATCCAGGAGAAGCCGACCCCTCCCGCCTCTCCAGGACCCCACGATGCCCGCCCCGCAGTGCGTCTCTTGCCACACGGCGCGCGCCGCCCTCCGCCGTCCGCGCTCGGGCCAGGCGCTGTGCGGCACCTGCTTCTGCGCCGCCTTCGAGGCCGAGGTGCTGCACACAGTGGTCGCAGGCCGCCTGCTGCCTCCTGGCGCCGTGGTGGCCGTGGGCGCCTCGGGCGGCAAGGACTCCACGGTGCTGGCGCACGTGCTGCGCGAGCTGGCCCCGCGCCTGGGCATCTCGCTGCACCTCGTGGCGGTGGACGAGGGCATCGGCGGCTACCGGGATGCGGCGCTAGCAGCCGTGCGGCGGCAGGCGGCGCGCTGGGAGCTCCCGCTCACCGTCGTGGCCTACGCGGACCTCTTCGGGGGCTGGACGATGGACGCCGTGGCCCGCAGCACGGCTGGCTCCGGCCGCAGCAGAGCCTGTTGCACCTTCTGCGGGGTGCTGCGGCGCCGCGCGCTGGAGGAAGGGGCGCGCCTCGTGGGAGCCACGCACGTCGTGACCGGTGAGCGCAGGCGCGGCCCAGAGAGGGCGTGGTGGGAGGGGCGCATGCGCGGGATAGGGCACCGTAAGGGCGCTGGAGTGCGTGCCCAAGTGGTAATGGAGGCCTCGTGTGTCTTAATTGGAGAATctaaatagcaaggagatatgcACGCTCACTGAAGGTTCATGGGCATATTGTGTGCACATCTTTACAAGCTTTTGAGTCACTGCCATTATCTGGTACACAttcatgcatgccaagtcgcttcagtcgtctctaaAGTCgtctctaactctttgcaaccctatggactgtagccgacaacagccaggctcctctgtgcatgggattctccagacatgggtggccatgccctcctccaggggatcttcccaacccagggatagaagcttCGTCTCCtgcggcttctgcattgcaggcggatgctttaccactgagccactggagaagccctacCTGGTACACACATGCTGGCAAATAGAGGGGTGGAAGCGTACTCTCTGGGGCTAGGGCTGTGGTTTtctgcactgttttttttttttcaaatgacattCTCTGTGTCCCTTTTCATAAAAGGAGGGGCATGGAGGGGTATTGCCCATCAGAAGCCATCTATAGTCTGAAACGCAACTGTCTTTTAACTCCTTTTGTCTTTCATTCTCCCTCTGCTAACTTTTTCTCTGCCCCAGTCATTacttcaacaaataattattgacCATTTATTTTGTACCATATGCAAGCTATGTACCGGAGAACAAACTACCTAACCTCGGTTTCCTCTCCTATGTAACAGGGCTATTAATATTATCCAGATCCTAGACTTACTGGGACTTAGATGAATTATATATGAAACACTCAGACAAAAGACTGAGAAACAGTAAACCTATAAACATTTGCTGCTATGATGATGCACAAGCCAGTGTCTGATCCTGTCCGTTTCTCACATACATAATTACAACCTGAtaagtaagacacgactgagcgactgaactgaactgaagtgcagcTAAGGAAAGTGATGCAGGAAGACCTagtgaagggagaaaggaagagtttCCTGAGTAATCAGAGACCTGAAGGCTGAGTGGGTCCTTAGATGAAGGACCAAAAGGGGATTGGGAGAGATTCTGAGCAGAGGAAACGGCAAAGGCCCTCAGGAGGGAAAGTATGGCCGGGTTGAGAAGCCCTAAGACCCATTTTTACTATAGACTCAAGTatgagaattccatagacagaagcgcctggcaggctccatggggtcacaaagagtcggacacgactttctcacacacacacaaacacacacacacacacacacacaagatgacAAGTTGCAGAATAAACTGAGCTTCAATTTTACGGTGACTGATGTGTAAATGCGCACTTCCTCCCGGTCTTCTAAACACCATGATCTGCATTCCCAGAGGCACTTGTGTCAACAGCCCACTTGAGAGTCTCCATCAAAGGCCATTTGGACGTCTACGCAGTCTGAAGTACACTTTTCACTGAGATTGAAATGAGATTTGTTGCGTAAAGCACTTTTTCTCAATACATGAAAGGGCGCCTAGCACGGGGCCTGGTCTGAGATAAGTAGGGGTTAAGTGAGGCACCCCGGGTTGCTCCACGGGAGCCTGGGGGCGTGGCCCTCTCGTTTCTGGCCGGGTCCCCCCGCAGCCTCCCCGAGGCCGTCCCGCGGTGCCCCGGGGTCTCCTCCCGCGGCCCCGCCAGCCCCGGCCCCCTCCTCATGGCTCCTGTCTCCCCTCTCCCAGGACACAACGCGGACGACATGGCGGAGACGGTGCTCATGAACTTCCTGCGGGGCGACGCGGGCCGGCTGGCGCGGGGCGGGGGCCTGGGCTCCGCGGGCGAGGGGGGCGCCCTGCCGCGCTGCCGCCCGCTGCAGCTGGCCTCGCAGAAGGAGGTGGTGCTGTACGCGCACTTCCGCCGCCTCGACTACTTCTCCGAGGAGTGCGTGTACGCGCCCGAGGCCTTCCGCGGCCACGCGCGCGACCTGCTCAAGATGCTGGAGGCGGCGCGGCCGTCGGCGGTGCTGGACCTGGTGCACTCGGCCGAGCGCCTGGCGCTGGCCCCGGCCGCGCGGCCCCCGCCGCCCGGCGCCTGCTCCCGCTGCGGGGCGCTGGCCAGCCGCGCGCTCTGCCAGGCCTGCGCGCTCCTGGACGGCCTGAACCGCGGCCGGCCCCGCCTGGCCATCGGCAAGGGCCGCCGGGGGCTGGACGAGGAGGGGCCGCCGCGGGAGCCGCAGCCGTCCCGACTGCCGACTTCCGAGCCGGTCCCCGACTTCTAGAGACTCCAGTTCCCCGCGGGGATCTGGCGCCGTGGGGGCACGGGACCGCCTATAAGTGACACGGAATGAACCCGCGTTACCTGAGCCCGGGCTTCGTGTGCAGCTGGGAGAGAGACGGAACCTGTTACCTGCGATCCTGCAGACGCTGGGGCTCTGGGCTCCTGGGGCTGAGGGCCAGGGACTCCTGCGCCTCAGAGAGGGCAGCACTAAACGACCTTCCATTCCTGAGCGAGTGGGAATTAGGGGGCTGCTTGCCTGTACCGCTGTGGGGTTCTGGACGTGCTCAGATAGCCCTAACGCTTCTCGATCGCCTACTGCCCACCTGATGTTCGTGTTTGCCTGTAGTAGGATaagcaccggagaaggcaatggcaccccactccagtactcttgcctggaaaatcccatggatggaggagcctggtaggctgcagtccatggggtcgctaagagtcggacacgactgagcgacttcacttttacttttcactttcgtgcattggagaaggaaatggcaacccactccagtattcttgcctggagaatcccagggatgggggaccctggtgggctgctatcgggtcgcacagagtcggacacgactgaagtgacttagcagcagcagcagtagcagcagcaggctaagcACAACCACGCCGCTGGATGGACATGCCAGTTACAGCGCTCGTGGTGTTTCTGTGTGAGCGCTGTGTGTACTGCAAGCGCTGAGCCATCTCATTTCACCCGCAA
Above is a genomic segment from Ovis canadensis isolate MfBH-ARS-UI-01 breed Bighorn chromosome 14, ARS-UI_OviCan_v2, whole genome shotgun sequence containing:
- the LOC138419181 gene encoding cytoplasmic tRNA 2-thiolation protein 1 isoform X2 translates to MPAPQCVSCHTARAALRRPRSGQALCGTCFCAAFEAEVLHTVVAGRLLPPGAVVAVGASGGKDSTVLAHVLRELAPRLGISLHLVAVDEGIGGYRDAALAAVRRQAARWELPLTVVAYADLFGGWTMDAVARSTAGSGRSRACCTFCGVLRRRALEEGARLVGATHVVTGHNADDMAETVLMNFLRGDAGRLARGGGLGSAGEGGALPRCRPLQLASQKEVVLYAHFRRLDYFSEECVYAPEAFRGHARDLLKMLEAARPSAVLDLVHSAERLALAPAARPPPPGACSRCGALASRALCQACALLDGLNRGRPRLAIGKGRRGLDEEGPPREPQPSRLPTSEPVPDF
- the LOC138419181 gene encoding cytoplasmic tRNA 2-thiolation protein 1 isoform X1; this encodes MPDSSFWPQLRGRSRPLPPLQDPTMPAPQCVSCHTARAALRRPRSGQALCGTCFCAAFEAEVLHTVVAGRLLPPGAVVAVGASGGKDSTVLAHVLRELAPRLGISLHLVAVDEGIGGYRDAALAAVRRQAARWELPLTVVAYADLFGGWTMDAVARSTAGSGRSRACCTFCGVLRRRALEEGARLVGATHVVTGHNADDMAETVLMNFLRGDAGRLARGGGLGSAGEGGALPRCRPLQLASQKEVVLYAHFRRLDYFSEECVYAPEAFRGHARDLLKMLEAARPSAVLDLVHSAERLALAPAARPPPPGACSRCGALASRALCQACALLDGLNRGRPRLAIGKGRRGLDEEGPPREPQPSRLPTSEPVPDF